From a single Actinomyces viscosus genomic region:
- a CDS encoding peptide MFS transporter, with amino-acid sequence MPTTPTPVEDDLETSRMISSRWRPDTLRMTPSKEDRGLFGHPRGLPWMLNVEMWERFSYYGMRAILLYFITDTVANGGLGLSDNSGQVILASYSAAVYLLAIPGGIFADRIIGPWLSTLYGGVVIMAGHICLSIPVTALSWLGIVLVAVGTGFIKPNLSTIVGGLYDDDDPRRDAGFQLFYMSVNLGSLASPLVTGWLREHYGYHAGFSSAAVGMAVALAAFVYGRHKLSAFAFTVPNPIRPEERQRLLMVSVATLAGTAALVAVLSSLTGSLLDAISTTMLIIPAGAALGYFTLMFRSPKVTARERTHLRAYIPLWIGAVLFFMISEQAAGKMATFAKANTDGRIPLLGWVINPETYQSINPATIVILAPFIGWLFTRRAGRFPSTIMKFAISVLIIGSSAFILGYGFQAWPGGQDLAPWWFLAVVFIIQTVSELFLSPVGLATTSALAPKNFASQTMSLWLLTTATGQGLAGFIIAQTENVANSTYYYGLGAVTVAVAVILFVVAPWTERQMADVGVTSQD; translated from the coding sequence ATGCCAACGACCCCGACTCCCGTCGAGGACGATCTCGAAACCAGCCGGATGATCTCCAGCCGGTGGCGGCCCGACACCTTGCGCATGACGCCGTCGAAGGAGGATCGCGGACTGTTCGGTCACCCCCGGGGGCTGCCGTGGATGCTCAACGTGGAGATGTGGGAGCGCTTCTCCTACTACGGGATGCGCGCCATCCTGCTGTACTTCATCACCGACACGGTGGCCAACGGCGGCCTGGGCCTGAGCGACAACTCCGGGCAGGTCATCCTCGCCTCCTACAGCGCGGCCGTCTACCTGCTGGCGATCCCCGGCGGCATCTTCGCCGACCGCATCATCGGGCCGTGGCTGTCCACCCTCTACGGCGGGGTGGTCATCATGGCCGGCCACATCTGCCTGTCGATCCCTGTAACCGCCCTGTCCTGGCTGGGGATCGTGCTGGTGGCCGTGGGCACCGGCTTCATCAAGCCGAACCTGTCCACGATCGTCGGGGGCCTCTACGATGACGACGATCCCCGACGTGATGCCGGCTTCCAACTGTTCTACATGTCGGTGAACCTCGGGTCCCTGGCCTCCCCGCTGGTGACGGGCTGGCTGCGCGAGCACTACGGCTACCACGCCGGGTTCTCCTCGGCCGCCGTCGGCATGGCGGTGGCCCTGGCGGCCTTCGTCTACGGGCGCCACAAGCTCTCGGCCTTCGCCTTCACCGTCCCCAACCCCATCCGCCCCGAGGAGCGCCAACGTCTCCTCATGGTGTCGGTGGCGACCCTGGCGGGCACGGCCGCGCTCGTAGCCGTCCTGAGCAGCCTGACCGGCAGCCTGCTGGACGCCATCTCCACCACCATGCTCATCATCCCGGCGGGCGCGGCGCTGGGCTACTTCACGCTCATGTTCCGCTCCCCGAAGGTCACTGCCCGCGAGCGCACCCACCTGCGCGCCTACATCCCCCTGTGGATCGGGGCGGTGCTCTTCTTCATGATCTCCGAGCAGGCAGCAGGCAAGATGGCCACCTTCGCCAAGGCCAACACGGACGGCCGCATCCCCCTGCTGGGCTGGGTCATCAATCCTGAGACCTACCAGTCCATCAACCCGGCCACGATCGTCATCCTGGCCCCGTTCATCGGGTGGCTGTTCACCCGCCGGGCCGGCAGGTTCCCCTCGACCATCATGAAGTTCGCGATCTCGGTGCTCATCATCGGCTCATCGGCCTTCATCCTGGGCTACGGTTTCCAGGCCTGGCCGGGCGGGCAGGACCTGGCCCCCTGGTGGTTCCTGGCCGTGGTGTTCATCATCCAGACCGTCAGTGAGCTCTTCCTGTCCCCGGTGGGGCTGGCGACGACGTCGGCGCTGGCGCCCAAGAACTTCGCCTCCCAGACGATGAGCCTGTGGCTGCTGACGACCGCGACCGGTCAGGGGCTCGCCGGCTTCATCATCGCCCAGACGGAGAACGTCGCGAACTCCACCTACTACTACGGACTGGGCGCAGTGACGGTCGCCGTGGCCGTCATCCTGTTCGTCGTCGCCCCCTGGACGGAGCGGCAGATGGCCGACGTCGGGGTGACCTCGCAGGACTAG
- a CDS encoding alpha-hydroxy acid oxidase translates to MVKRQLPNPSEIFELLHFKTPELNPKRRRLEAALTTWDLRKIAKRRTPAAAFDYTDGAAEGEVSLRRARQAFRDIEFHPDILHPAVDVDTSCEILGGPSAMPFGIAPTGFTRLMQTEGEIAGAGAAGAAGIPFTLSTLGTTSIEDVKAANPRGRNWFQLYVMRKREISYGLVERAAAAGFDTLMFTVDTPVAGARLRDKRNGFSIPPQITAGTVIDAIPRPWWWFDFLTTPKLEFASLKSTGGTVGELLDNAMDPTISDEDLQVIRSIWPGKIVIKGVQTVEDSKRLIDLGVDGVLLSNHGGRQLDRAPVPFRLLPEVVREVGKDATIMVDTGIMNGADIVAAIALGAKFGLVGRAYLYGLMAGGREGVDRMIEILSDEVIRTMKLLGVSSLDELEPRHVTQLTRLTPVRPQVKAAADVVAR, encoded by the coding sequence ATGGTCAAGCGTCAGCTTCCCAACCCGAGCGAGATCTTCGAGCTGCTGCACTTCAAGACGCCCGAGCTCAACCCCAAGCGCCGACGCCTCGAGGCCGCGCTGACCACCTGGGACCTGCGCAAGATCGCCAAGCGGCGCACCCCGGCCGCGGCCTTCGACTACACCGACGGCGCCGCCGAGGGCGAGGTGTCGCTGCGCCGCGCCCGCCAGGCCTTCCGCGACATCGAGTTCCACCCCGACATCCTTCACCCCGCCGTCGACGTCGACACCTCCTGCGAGATCCTCGGCGGCCCCTCCGCCATGCCCTTCGGCATCGCCCCCACCGGCTTCACCCGCCTCATGCAGACCGAGGGCGAGATCGCCGGGGCCGGGGCCGCGGGCGCCGCCGGCATCCCCTTCACCCTGTCCACCCTGGGCACCACCTCCATCGAGGACGTCAAGGCCGCCAACCCCCGCGGGCGCAACTGGTTCCAGCTCTACGTCATGCGCAAGCGCGAGATCTCCTACGGGCTGGTCGAGCGCGCCGCGGCCGCCGGCTTCGACACCCTCATGTTCACCGTCGACACCCCCGTGGCCGGGGCCCGCCTGCGCGACAAGCGCAACGGCTTCTCCATCCCGCCGCAGATCACCGCCGGCACCGTCATCGACGCGATCCCCCGCCCCTGGTGGTGGTTCGACTTCCTGACCACCCCCAAGCTGGAGTTCGCCTCCCTGAAGTCCACCGGCGGCACGGTGGGCGAGCTGCTCGACAACGCCATGGACCCCACCATCAGCGACGAGGACCTTCAGGTCATCCGCTCCATATGGCCCGGCAAGATCGTCATCAAGGGCGTTCAGACCGTCGAGGACTCCAAGCGCCTCATCGACCTGGGCGTCGACGGCGTTCTGCTGTCCAACCACGGCGGGCGCCAGCTCGACCGCGCCCCCGTCCCCTTCCGTCTCCTGCCCGAGGTGGTTCGCGAGGTCGGCAAGGACGCCACGATCATGGTCGACACCGGCATCATGAACGGCGCCGACATCGTGGCCGCCATCGCCCTGGGCGCCAAGTTCGGGCTCGTGGGCCGCGCCTACCTCTACGGGCTCATGGCCGGCGGCCGCGAGGGCGTGGACCGCATGATCGAGATCCTCTCCGACGAGGTCATCCGCACCATGAAGCTCCTGGGCGTCTCCAGCCTGGACGAGCTCGAGCCGCGTCACGTCACCCAGCTGACCCGCCTGACCCCGGTGCGTCCGCAGGTCAAGGCGGCCGCCGACGTCGTCGCCCGCTGA